One region of Desulfovibrio sp. JC010 genomic DNA includes:
- a CDS encoding AMP-binding protein — protein MEQSHLREITLGALLDEAVEKWPEQEAVVYVDRDFRLTYREFGELVDDLAMGLMALGIKKGEKVAVWATNVPYWVALQFATAKIGAILLTVNTFYRTTELEYLLKQSECENLVIIDGFREIDYLQTAYELIPELKTQERGYLKSEKFPDLKRVFFLGQEKHRGMYSMAEVINLSAVTTEEDYEERQASLDPHDVVNMQYTSGTTGFPKGVQLTHYNIGNNGFWIGENQAFKPGDRLCLPVPLFHCFGCVLGVLAAVNHGTTMVILEGFDPLLVMASVDQEKCTALYGVPTMFIAILEHKLFDKFDYSSLRTGIMAGSPCPIEVMKKVMDKMNMKDITICYGLTEASPVMTQTRMSDSVQRRTETVGRAMPEIEVAIIHPETGEMCAPGETGEICCRGYNVMKGYYNNPEATNSTIDMDGWLHSGDLGTMDEEGYVDVTGRLKDMIIRGGENIYPREIEEFLYTMDGILDVQVAGVPSEKYGEQVGAFIILKDGVEMTKQDVIDYCRGQISRYKIPKFITFLDAYPMTASGKIQKYKLRDMAAELYPDA, from the coding sequence ATGGAACAATCACATCTCAGGGAAATCACTCTTGGCGCGCTTCTGGATGAGGCTGTTGAAAAATGGCCGGAACAGGAAGCTGTTGTCTATGTGGACCGCGATTTCCGCCTGACCTACCGCGAGTTCGGTGAGCTGGTGGATGATCTGGCCATGGGTCTTATGGCTCTTGGAATCAAGAAAGGCGAGAAGGTGGCTGTCTGGGCTACCAACGTGCCTTACTGGGTGGCATTGCAATTCGCCACCGCCAAAATCGGGGCCATCCTGCTGACCGTTAACACTTTTTACCGCACCACCGAGCTGGAATATCTGCTTAAGCAGTCCGAATGCGAGAACCTGGTCATCATCGACGGTTTCAGAGAGATCGATTATCTCCAGACCGCATATGAGCTGATTCCCGAACTCAAGACTCAGGAACGCGGTTACCTCAAAAGCGAAAAATTCCCCGATCTCAAAAGGGTTTTCTTCCTCGGTCAGGAAAAGCACCGCGGCATGTACTCCATGGCCGAGGTCATCAACCTTTCCGCAGTAACCACAGAGGAAGACTACGAAGAACGTCAGGCTTCCCTTGATCCGCATGATGTGGTCAACATGCAGTACACCTCAGGAACCACCGGGTTCCCCAAGGGCGTACAGCTGACCCACTACAACATCGGCAACAACGGGTTCTGGATCGGCGAGAATCAGGCTTTCAAGCCCGGTGACCGCCTCTGCCTGCCCGTGCCCCTGTTCCACTGTTTCGGTTGCGTACTCGGTGTACTGGCCGCGGTGAACCACGGAACCACCATGGTCATCCTTGAAGGGTTCGATCCGCTGCTGGTCATGGCTTCTGTGGATCAGGAAAAATGCACCGCCCTTTACGGTGTACCGACCATGTTCATCGCCATCCTCGAACACAAGCTGTTCGATAAGTTCGACTATTCTTCACTGCGTACCGGCATCATGGCCGGATCGCCCTGCCCCATCGAGGTCATGAAGAAGGTCATGGACAAGATGAACATGAAGGACATCACCATCTGTTACGGTCTAACCGAGGCTTCCCCGGTTATGACCCAGACCCGCATGAGCGACAGCGTACAGCGGCGCACAGAGACCGTTGGCCGGGCCATGCCTGAAATCGAGGTGGCCATCATCCATCCCGAAACAGGCGAGATGTGCGCACCCGGCGAAACAGGTGAAATCTGCTGTCGCGGTTACAACGTCATGAAGGGCTACTACAACAACCCTGAAGCAACCAACTCCACCATCGATATGGACGGCTGGCTCCATTCCGGAGACCTCGGAACCATGGATGAAGAAGGCTACGTTGACGTAACCGGACGCCTCAAAGACATGATCATCCGTGGCGGGGAGAATATCTACCCCCGTGAAATCGAAGAATTCCTCTACACCATGGACGGCATTCTCGACGTGCAGGTGGCCGGGGTTCCCAGTGAGAAATACGGGGAGCAGGTCGGCGCATTCATCATCCTCAAGGATGGTGTGGAAATGACCAAGCAGGATGTCATCGACTACTGCCGCGGTCAGATCTCGCGCTACAAAATTCCCAAGTTCATCACCTTCCTTGACGCTTATCCCATGACCGCAAGCGGCAAGATCCAGAAATACAAACTCCGGGACATGGCCGCAGAGCTGTACCCCGACGCATAA